In the genome of Pseudonocardia cypriaca, the window GAGCAGATCGGCAACTTCCCGCAGGCCTTCACGCACCTGGCGCTCATCGACGCCGCGATCACCCTCGACGAGGCGCTCGACCGGACCGCCAGCGGATGACGGGGACCGAGGTGTCCGCGGTCAGGCTGGCCCGCGTGCAGTTCGCCGGCACGTCGATGTACCACGTCCTGTTCGTGCCGGACAGGCAGTGGTAGGAGGCGGCGATGCAGTTGACCCCACGGGAGCGGCGTGCTCTCCGCGCGATCGAGGAGGCCCTCGCCGCGGAGGATCCCGCGCTGGCCGGACTCCTGAGCCACTGGCCCACGCCGTGGCGCGCGCGCCTAGTGCGCTGGGGGACGTGGGCGGCCGTCGTTGTTGCGGCGATCCTGCTGCTCGTCGGGCTGGTGCTGTCGGATTCTTGGTTGTTCGTCGGGGCCTTGCTGACGATCGTGGTGCTCATCACGATCTTGCGGCGGGCTGGAGGTGGGACGAGAGCGTGACGAGCGTCCCGCGGCCCGGGCCGCAGTAGCTGCATTCGCCCGCCGCGGGTGACGCCGCGGGTCCGGCACCGGTCCTACCGTCCGCGGGGTGACCACACCGGCAGCCACTCCCGCCATCCCGGCCGCCCGTCCGCCCTCGGATGGTGTCCGCTCACGCCCGCCGGCACGGCAGGGTGCCCTGCCGCGGGCGATGGTCATCCTCGTCGGTGCGGCCGCTACGGTGATCGTCCTCGCAGGGGTGCAGGCGGTCGCGTGGCTGATCGGCCCGGCGTTCATGGCACTCATCATCGTGATCGCCGTGGCGCCGGCGCAGAGCTGGCTGCGGCGCAACGGGTGGCCGGGATGGGCCACGACGCTCGTGGTGATCCTCCTCGTCTACGCGATCATGTTGGGCCTGGCCCTCGGCATCGTCTTCTCCGTTGCCCGGCTGGCGACCGAGCTGCCGAAGTACGCGTCGACGGCCGACGGCCTGGTGACGTCCGCGACCGCGCAGCTGGCCGCGCTGGGAGTGGGACCGGAGCAGCTCGCACAGGCGAGGAGCTCCCTGAGCCTCGGCAGCTTCGCCGGCGTGCTCGGGTCGCTGCTGAGCAGCGTGGCCGGGCTGGCGTCCAACCTCGTGTTCCTGCTGGCGCTGCTGCTCTTCCTCAGCGTCGAGGCCGGGGGCACCGGGGACCGGCTGGCGTCGATCGCGGCGGACCGGCCGAGGATCGCCGACGCGCTCGGGCACTTCGCCTGGGGCACCCGGCAGTACCTGCTGGTGACGACCGTCTTCGGGTTGATCGTCGCGGTGCTCGACTCGGTGGCGCTGGCGCTGATGGGCATCCCGCTGGCGATCACCTGGGGCCTGCTGTCGTTCATCACCAACTACATCCCGAACGTCGGGTTCATCATCGGCGTCGTGCCACCCGCGCTGCTCGCGCTGCTGACCGGCGGACCGCAGCTGATGGTGATCGTCATCGTGGTGTACTGCGGGATCAACTTCGTGGTCCAGTCGATCATCCAGCCCCGGTTCATCGGGGACGCGGTGGGGCTGTCGGTCACCGTGACGTTCGTGGTGCTGGTGTTCTGGGCGTGGTTGCTCGGTCCGCTCGGGGCGATTCTCGCCATCCCGCTGACGCTGCTGGCCAAGGCGCTGCTCGTGGACATCGATCCGCAGGCCAAGTGGGCCGATGCGCTGCTGCGGGACACCCCGAAGGAACCGGACCCGGATGCGCCCGCGAAGAAGTCGCGACGTGAGCGGCGCAGCGAACGCCAGCAGCAGAAGCAGGACCTGAAAGCCGCGCCGACCTGAAAATGTGTTCGAGAAGCGCGGAGCGCCCGCCAGGACCAGCAGCAGGCCGACGCGCCGGAACCCGTCGAGCCCGAGGCCGCCGGGGGCATGGACGACACGCTGGCGCAGCTGAAGCAGCTCGGCGAGCTGAAGAGCCGAGGTGTGCTCACCGAGACCGAGTTCCAGCAGCAGAAGAGCCGGATCCTGAACGCGTGAAAGCGGCCTGGGCGACATGAGCACGGAGGCGCTCGTTCTCGCCCTGACCGCCGTGATCCGTCCGACGAGCGCGGCGGCCGTGTTCGCGATGCTCTCGACGCCGCGTCCGCAGCGGCTGCTGGTGGCCTACCTCGTCGCGGGGCTCGGGTTCAGCCTCACCGTCGGGACGCTGGTCGTCGTCCTCCTCGGCGGACTGCAGTCGACGCGCGCGTCCTCGGCGGTCCGCCCGCTGCTCGACCTCGTGCTGGGAACCTCCGCGGTGGGCTGCGCCGCTGGTGCGTGGGTCGGATGGCTGCCCCGATCCCGGCCCCGCGGCTCGGCGGAACCCGACAGCTGGCTACGGCGCCGGTTGACGGACATGTCGCCCTCCGGCGCCGCGGCCGCCGGTGTGCTCACCCACCTGCCCGGGCTCGTCTATCTGGCCGCGCTGAACGCGATCGCCGCCGGCGCGGGCGGCACCGCGAGCGGCGTGCTGCAGGTGGTGGTCTACAACGGCATCTGGTTCAGCCTCGCCATCTGGGCGCTGGTGCTGTCGGTCTACCGGCCGACCGTGTCCCGCGAGTTCCTCGAGCGGGTCATCTCATGGATCCGCGAGCACCAGCGGGTGATCACGATCGTGTTCTTCGGCGTGCTGGGCGGCTACCTGGTCGTGGTCGGCGTGCTCGGCCTGGTCGGCGACGCGTCCTGACGGCCCGTCCCGTGGTCGAGGTGCGGCTCGGCAGGGCCCCTCGGCCCACGTCATCCGTGACGGGCGAGGCACACAACCCGTCGACGGACGAGCGTCCAGTGGTCGTCGACGCTGCGGAGGTACCGGAGATGTCCCAGGTGCAGGGCCGCGAGATCCGGCCCGACGAGGTCCGGGCCCCGTTGACAACCGACGAACGCGCCGAGCTCACGCGGTTGCGGGAGGAGAACTCGGCGCTGCGCACCCAGCCGCACCCCCCGCGTCGGCGCATCCGCTGGCGGTCGGTGATCGCCACCGTGCTGCTCGTCCTCGGCTGCGTGCTGGCACCCGTGGCACTCGTCGCGGTGTGGACGCGCAGCGAGGTCTCCGACACCGACCAGTTCGTCGAGACCGTCGGACCGCTCGCCGCTGATCCCGCGGTGCAGGAGGCCCTGACGAACCGGATCACGACAACCGTGTTCGAGCACGTCGACGTGCAGGCACTGGCGAACGAGGCGATCGACGCCCTCGCGGCGCAGGGCCTGCCACCCCGGCTCGTGCAGCGGCTGCAGGCCCTGACCCCGACGATCGAGTCGGCGACCACCAGCTTCGTGCGGGAGAAGGTCGGCGAGC includes:
- a CDS encoding GAP family protein; its protein translation is MSTEALVLALTAVIRPTSAAAVFAMLSTPRPQRLLVAYLVAGLGFSLTVGTLVVVLLGGLQSTRASSAVRPLLDLVLGTSAVGCAAGAWVGWLPRSRPRGSAEPDSWLRRRLTDMSPSGAAAAGVLTHLPGLVYLAALNAIAAGAGGTASGVLQVVVYNGIWFSLAIWALVLSVYRPTVSREFLERVISWIREHQRVITIVFFGVLGGYLVVVGVLGLVGDAS
- a CDS encoding DUF3040 domain-containing protein; translated protein: MQLTPRERRALRAIEEALAAEDPALAGLLSHWPTPWRARLVRWGTWAAVVVAAILLLVGLVLSDSWLFVGALLTIVVLITILRRAGGGTRA
- a CDS encoding AI-2E family transporter gives rise to the protein MTTPAATPAIPAARPPSDGVRSRPPARQGALPRAMVILVGAAATVIVLAGVQAVAWLIGPAFMALIIVIAVAPAQSWLRRNGWPGWATTLVVILLVYAIMLGLALGIVFSVARLATELPKYASTADGLVTSATAQLAALGVGPEQLAQARSSLSLGSFAGVLGSLLSSVAGLASNLVFLLALLLFLSVEAGGTGDRLASIAADRPRIADALGHFAWGTRQYLLVTTVFGLIVAVLDSVALALMGIPLAITWGLLSFITNYIPNVGFIIGVVPPALLALLTGGPQLMVIVIVVYCGINFVVQSIIQPRFIGDAVGLSVTVTFVVLVFWAWLLGPLGAILAIPLTLLAKALLVDIDPQAKWADALLRDTPKEPDPDAPAKKSRRERRSERQQQKQDLKAAPT
- a CDS encoding SHOCT domain-containing protein, coding for MDDTLAQLKQLGELKSRGVLTETEFQQQKSRILNA